A section of the Corvus moneduloides isolate bCorMon1 chromosome 29, bCorMon1.pri, whole genome shotgun sequence genome encodes:
- the RFX5 gene encoding DNA-binding protein RFX5 isoform X2, translating into MADEELGARGGRKGTLSPGSARGSATESSTLLQELRGNISKSVQSKVDSILQDVQKFSDSDKLYLYLQLPSGPSLGEKSSSSLELSSLGTAEHMHACSWIRNHLEEHTDTCLPKQDVYDAYKRYCDNLGCRPLSTANFGKIIREIFPNIKARRLGGRGQSKYCYGGIRRKTVVSLPPLPSLDLKVTETSELAELVQSYSSEVMEAACALTCDWAEKILKRSFNNIVEVAQFLLQQHIISSRSAHADLVMAMVVSENTDKPPQDTRPPSAPKKNGLDPSDSSDRSQEQAKKDAVPKANVQPRPEKKKPPEPPRPASSPQVNALVARLPLLLPRIPPSERPPAPGATPVRSSPPVLVPKLTAAPLGGTVKVALPLPVGTALAPGAAGPAGLLSPPAAIPVLNVLLPGVGVPAAETPGSARAGGDSEGQRAKATKRPLEGGGEGAAHKRRRGRPRKRPEDAAGSPEDGDVPKGDEGGESPPRGSPAGGSPGGGSATVPGGDRGVAGSAAEGDGDRMEVDSDTVAGGDRMDVDSDTVAGGDGPVSGSATVPIRDSMVNGSATVPPRDSPAGDSATVPVRDSTVSDGATLPVRDSTVNDGATVPVRDSRVNDNATVPVRDSRVNDSATLPIRDSTVNDNATVPVRDSTVNDSATIPVRDSPVSGSATISLRDSTVNDGATIPLRDSPAGDSATIPLRDSPAGDSATIPPMDSTVSNGATVPPRDSPAGDSATISLRDSTVSGSATVPVRDSPAGDSATVPVRDSTVNDGATVPVRDSTVSGSATISHRDSPAGDSATIPPRDSTVNDSATIPIRDSTVNDGATVPLRDSPAGDSATVPVRDSTVSGSATIPLRDSTVNDSATIPVRDSPVNDSATVPNRDSPVNDGAAVPLRDSPAVESATVPIRDSLVNDSATVPPRDSTVNDGATVPIRDSPAGDSATIPPMDSTVSDGATVPPRDSPAGDSATISLRDSTVNDSATLPVRDSPVNDGATVPCRDSLVSGSATIPSGGSPGAGSASVPIRDKPVTVSATIPVTDKPDIGSATIAVKDGSSRGSDTGDRPVTGSATAGDRPVTGSATIKESSPRASVIEDRSITGSATVPVRDGPSRGSGSTGDRPVTRSATGPVRDSRAGGSATVPVKDSSPRASGTGDRPVTGSATVPVKDSPSRGSGTSGDRPVTRSATIPIRESPAGGSGSAPVRDSQSRGSATTGDRPVTGSATIPVKDKLVTGSATVPGKDSPSRASSTTGDRPVTRSATVPTAGGSGTVPIKDSPARGSGTVPIKDSSSRGSGTGDRPVTRSAGGSGTVPVKDSPSRGSATTGDRPVSGATIPVKDSSPRGSGTGDRPVTGSATVPARDGPSRATGDRPITRSTTVPTAGSSGTIPVKDSPARGSGTTGDRPVTRSATGPVRDSRAGGSATVPVRDKLVSGTATVPVKDSSSRGSDTGDRPVTGSATVPVRDGPSRASGTSGDRPVTRSATVPIRASPAGGSGSAPVRDKPVTGSATIPVKDSTARGTGTSGDRPVTRSATGPVRDSPAGGSGTVSIKDSSSRGSATAPVRDKTVPGSATIPVKDSPAGDSATVPSKDSSPRASGTGDRPVTGSATVPVKDSAARSSATTGDRLVRGSGAVPVKDSSSWGSATAGDRLVRGSGSVPIRDRSPRTSGSGDRPVRSSATTGDRPGRGSATVPVRDSPARDSASTGDRPGRSGATVPVRDSSPRAPATGDRLGRGSGTVPIRDRSPRDSGTGDRPGRDSATAGDRLGRGSGTTGDRLGRGSGTVPIRDRSPRDSGSGDRPGRDSATAGDRLGRGSGTVPLRDRSPRDSGSGDRLGRGSGTTGDRPGRGSGTVPIRDRSPRDSGTTDDRLGRGSGTIRDRPGRGSGTVPIKDSSAGGSAAVPMKDRSPRASASGDRPVRDSATAGDRPVPGSATVPVKDSPSRGSATAGDRLVRGSATVPVKDSPSRGSATTGDRLGGSSATVPIRDSSSRSSATAGDRPGRASATVPVRDSSPRASGSGDRPGRASATIPVRDRSPRASGSGDRPGRSSAAVPVRDNSPRASGTVPIRDRSPRASGSGDRPGRSSATVPVRDSPAGGSGTVPIRDRPSRGSGTAPVEDRPVRGSGTVPIRDSLSRGSGIAPAEDRPVRGSGTVRDMPVSGSATIPGRDSSAGGSATVRDRPVTGTATVPVEDRPVSGGGTIGDRLVTPSGTTEDRLVTDSGTVPARDCPSRDSGTFGDRPVTGSATVPVRDSLSRGTATIVDTSVTGSATVPIRDSPFWGSGIIGDSLVAGSATIPVRDCPSRGTATIVDALVTLSGTVMDRRILGSVTVPVRDSPSLSTATIVDTPVFVSATVLVGDSIPRVTATIMDSAVPGRAILPFGDMLACGSATISDRDWPGRDSATVPIRVCPSRDSATVSDRDWPGRDSATVPFRDCPSRGSATVPVGDRSVGGSPTIPVRDCPSRGSATLGDRMSSGSPPIVDTPISGSATIPVRDCPSRASATTGDRPGSGSTGDRPGSGSATVPVRDSPSRPITPARVSVIRDGRTGTTVTPEALAQRGHSKAGSPLGDPQGQPRSGHREGHTRAGTGMGSHASHQ; encoded by the exons TCGGAGCTGGCCGAGCTGGTGCAGTCCTACAGCAGCGAGGTGATGGAGGCCGCCTGCGCCCTGACCTGCGACTGGGCCGAGAAGATCCTCAAGCGCTCCTTCAACAACATCGTGGAGGTGGCgcagttcctgctgcagcagcacatcatCAGCTCCCGCTCCGCCCACGCCGACCTCGTCATGGCCATGGTGGTCTCAG AAAACACGGACAAGCCCCCCCAGGACACTCGGCCACCCTCAGCCCCCAAGAAGAACGGCCTGGACCCCTCGGACAGCAGTGACCGGAGCCAGGAGCAG GCCAAGAAGGACGCTGTCCCCAAAGCCAATGTCCAGCCGCGGCCGGAGAAGAAGAagcccccggagcccccccggccGGCCAGCAGCCCCCAGGTGAACGCCCTGGTCGCCcgcctgcctctgctgctgccccgcATCCCCCCCTCGGAGCGACCCCCGGCCCCCGGCGCCACCCCCGTGCGCTCGTCCCCTCCGGTGCTGGTGCCCAAACTGACCGCGGCGCCGCTGGGCGGCACGGTCAAGgtggctctgcccctgcccgTGGGCACCGCGCTGGCCCCGggcgccgccggccccgcggggctgcTGAGTCCCCCCGCGGCCATCCCCGTGCTCAACGTGCTGCTGCCCGGCGTGGGGGTCCCCGCGGCCGAGACCCCCGGCAGCGCCCGGGCGGGAGGGGACAGCGAGGGACAGCGCGCCAAGGCCACCAAGCGGCccctggagggaggaggggaaggggccgCGCACAAGAGGCGGCGAGGGAGGCCCCGGAAGAGGCCGGAGGACGCGGCGGGGTCACCCGAGGACGGGGATGTCCCCAAGGGGGACGAGGGCGGGGAGTCGCCCCCACGGGGGTCTCCTGCTGGGGGGTCGCCCGGGGGTGGCAGTGCCACTGTGCcgggtggggacaggggggtcgctggcagtgctgctgagggTGATGGGGACAGGATGGAGGTGGACAGTGACACGGTGGCTGGTGGGGACAGGATGGACGTTGACAGTGACACGGTGGCTGGTGGGGACGGCCCTGTCAGTGGTAGTGCTACTGTCCCCATTAGGGACAGCATGGTCAATGGCAGTGCCACTGTCCCCCCGAGGGACAGTCCagctggggacagtgccaccgTCCCTGTTAGGGACAGCACGGTCAGTGACGGTGCCACCCTCCCCGTTAGGGACAGCACAGTCAATGACGGTGCCACCGTCCCCGTTAGGGACAGCAGAGTCAATGACAATGCCACCGTCCCCGTTAGGGACAGCAGAGTCAATGACAGTGCCACCCTCCCCATTAGGGACAGCACAGTCAATGACAATGCCACTGTCCCCGTTAGGGACAGCACGGTCAATGACAGTGCCACCATCCCTGTTAGGGACAGTCCAGtcagtggcagtgccaccatCTCCCTTAG GGACAGCACGGTCAATGACGGTGCCACCATCCCCCTTAGGGACAGcccagctggggacagtgccaccaTCCCCCTTAGGGACAGCCCggctggggacagtgccaccaTTCCCCCGATGGACAGCACGGTCAGTAACGGTGCCACTGTCCCCCCGAGGGACAGcccagctggggacagtgccaccaTCTCCCTTAGGGACAGCACAGTCAGTGGCAGTGCCACCGTCCCCGTTAGGGACAGTCCagctggggacagtgccaccgTCCCTGTTAGGGACAGCACGGTCAATGACGGTGCCACCGTCCCCGTTAGGGACAGCACGGtcagtggcagtgccaccatctcccacagggacagcccagctggggacagtgccaccaTTCCCCCGAGGGACAGCACAGTCAATGACAGTGCCACCATCCCCATTAGGGACAGCACAGTCAATGATGGTGCCACTGTCCCCCTTAGGGACAGTCCagctggggacagtgccaccgTCCCTGTTAGGGACAGCACGGtcagtggcagtgccaccatTCCCCTGAGGGACAGCACAGTCAATGACAGTGCCACCATCCCCGTTAGGGACAGTCCGGTCAATGACAGTGCCACTGTCCCCAATAGGGACAGTCCGGTCAATGATGGTGCCGCTGTCCCCCTGAGGGACAGCCCGGCTGTGGAAAGTGCCACTGTCCCCATTAGGGACAGTCTGGTCAATGACAGTGCCACCGTTCCCCCGAGGGACAGCACAGTCAATGACGGTGCCACTGTCCCCATTAGGGACAGCCCggctggggacagtgccaccaTTCCCCCGATGGACAGCACGGTCAGTGACGGTGCCACTGTCCCCCCGAGGGACAGcccagctggggacagtgccaccaTCTCCCTTAGGGACAGCACAGTCAATGACAGTGCCACCCTCCCCGTTAGGGACAGTCCGGTCAATGACGGTGCCACCGTCCCCTGTAGGGACAGCCTGGtcagtggcagtgccaccatCCCCAGTGGTGGCTCTccaggtgctggcagtgccagtgTCCCTATCAGGGACAAGCCAGTCACTGTCAGTGCCACCATCCCTGTGACGGACAAGCCAGACATTGGCAGTGCCACCATCGCTGTCAAGGACGGCTCATCCCGGGGCAgtgacactggggacaggcCGGTCACTGGCAGTGCCACCGCTGGGGACAGGCCCGTCACTGGCAGTGCCACCATCAAGGAAAGCTCACCCAGGGCCAGTGTCATCGAGGACAGGTCCATCACTGGCAGTGCCACTGTCCCTGTCAGGGACGGCCCCTCCAggggcagtggcagcacaggggacaggccGGTCACCAGGAGTGCCACTGGCCCTGTCAGGGACAGCCGAGCTGGTGGCAGTGCCACTGTCCCAGTCAAGGACAGCTCACCCAGGGccagtggcactggggacaggccGGTCACTGGCAGTGCCACTGTCCCTGTTAAGGACAGCCCCTCCAGGGGCAGTGGCACCTCTGGGGACAGGCCGGTCACCAGGAGTGCCACCATTCCCATCAGGGAGAGCCCggctggtggcagtggcagtgcccCAGTCAGGGACAGTCAATCCAGGGGCAGTGCCACCACTGGGGACAGGCCTGTCACTGGCAGTGCCACCATCCCTGTCAAGGACAAGCTGGTCACTGGCAGTGCCACTGTCCCTGGTAAGGACAGTCCCTCCAGGGCCAGTAGCACCACTGGGGACAGGCCGGTCACTAGGAGTGCCACTGTCCCCACggctggtggcagtggcacCGTCCCCATCAAGGACAGTCCAGCCAGGGGCAGTGGCACTGTCCCTATTAAGGACAGCTCATCCCGGGgcagtggcactggggacaggccAGTCACTAGGagtgctggtggcagtggcacTGTCCCTGTCAAGGACAGCCCATCCCGGGGCAGTGCCACCACTGGGGACAGGCCAGTCAGTGGTGCCACCATCCCTGTCAAGGAC AGCTCACCCAGGGGaagtggcactggggacaggccGGTCACTGGCagtgccactgtccctgccAGGGACGGCCCCTCCAGGGCCACTGGGGACAGACCAATCACTAGGAGTACCACTGTccccacagctggcagcagtggcaccaTCCCTGTCAAGGACAGTCCAGCCAGGGGCAGTGGCACCACTGGGGACAGGCCGGTCACCAGGAGTGCCACTGGCCCTGTCAGGGACAGCCGAGCTGGTGGCAGTGCCACTGTCCCAGTCAGGGACAAGCTGGTGAgtggcactgccactgtccctgtCAAGGACAGCTCATCCCGGGGCAgtgacactggggacaggcCGGTCACTGGCAGTGCCACTGTCCCTGTCAGGGATGGCCCCTCCAGGGCCAGTGGCACCTCTGGGGACAGGCCGGTCACCAGGAGTGCCACTGTCCCCATCAGGGCCAGCCCggctggtggcagtggcagtgcccCAGTCAGGGACAAGCCAGTCACTGGCAGTGCCACCATCCCTGTTaaggacagcacagccaggggcaCTGGCACCAGTGGGGACAGGCCGGTCACCAGGAGTGCCACTGGCCCTGTCAGGGACAGCCcagctggtggcagtggcacTGTCTCCATTAAGGACAGCTCATCAAGGGGCAGTGCCACTGCCCCTGTCAGGGACAAGACagtccctggcagtgccaccatCCCTGTTAAGGACAGTCCagctggggacagtgccacTGTCCCTAGTAAGGACAGCTCACCCAGGGccagtggcactggggacaggccGGTCACTGGCAGTGCCACTGTCCCTGTTAAGGACAGCGCAGCCAGGAGCAGTGCCACCACTGGGGACAGGCTGGTCAGGGGCAGTGGCGCCGTCCCTGTCAAGGACAGCTCATCCTGGGGCAGTGCCACCGCTGGGGACAGGCTGGTCAGAGGCAGTGGCAGTGTCCCCATCAGGGACAGGTCACCTAGGACCAGTGGCAGTGGGGACAGGCCAGTCAGGAGCAGTGCCACCACTGGGGACAGGCCAGGCAGGGGCAGTGCCACTGTCCCTGTTAGGGACAGCCCAGCTAGAGACAGtgccagcactggggacaggccAGGCAGGAGCGGTGCCACCGTCCCTGTCAGGGACAGCTCACCCAGGGCCCCTGCcactggggacaggctgggcaggggcagtgGCACTGTCCCCATCAGGGACAGGTCACCCAGAGacagtggcactggggacaggccaggcagggacagtgccaccgctggggacaggctgggcaggggcagtggcaccactggggacaggctgggcaggggcagtgGCACCGTCCCCATCAGGGACAGGTCACCCAGAGACAGTGGCAGTGGGGACaggccaggcagggacagtgccaccgctggggacaggctgggcaggggcagtgGCACCGTCCCCCTCAGGGACAGGTCACCCAGAGACAGTGGcagtggggacaggctgggcagaggcagTGGCACCACTGGGGACAGGCCGGGCAGGGGCAGTGGCACCGTCCCCATCAGGGACAGGTCACCCAGAGACAGTGGCACTACTGACgacaggctgggcaggggcagtgGCACCATCAGGGACAGGCCGGGCAGGGGCAGTGGCACCGTCCCCATCAAGGACAGCTCAGCTGGTGGCAGTGCCGCTGTCCCTATGAAGGACAGGTCACCCAGGGCCAGTGCCAGTGGGGACAGGCCGGTCAGGGACAGTGCCACCGCTGGGGACAGGCCagtccctggcagtgccaccgTCCCTGTTAAGGACAGCCCATCCAGGGGCAGTGCCACCGCTGGGGACAGGCTGGTCAGGGGCAGTGCCACCGTCCCTGTTAAGGACAGCCCATCCAGGGGCAGTGCCACcactggggacaggctgggagggagcagtgcCACCGTCCCCATCAGGGACAGCTCATCCAGGAGCAGTGCCACCGCTGGGGACAGGCCGGGCAGGGCCAGTGCCACCGTCCCTGTCAGGGACAGCTCACCAAGGGCCAGTGGCAGTGGGGACAGGCCGGGCAGGGCTAGTGCCACCATCCCTGTCAGGGACAGGTCACCCAGGGCCAGTGGCAGTGGGGAcaggccaggcaggagcagtgcCGCTGTCCCTGTCAGGGACAACTCGCCCAGGGCCAGTGGCACTGTCCCCATCAGGGACAGGTCACCCAGGGCCAGTGGCAGTGGGGACAGGCCGGGCAGGAGCAGTGCCACTGTCCCTGTCAGGGACAGCCCAGCTGGGGGCAGTGGCACTGTCCCCATTAGGGACCGCCCGTCCAGGGGCAGTGGCACTGCCCCCGTTGAGGACAGACCGGTCAGGGGCAGTGGCACTGTCCCCATTAGGGACAGCCTGTCCAGGGGCAGTGGCATTGCCCCCGCTGAGGACAGACCGGTCAGGGGCAGTGGCACTGTAAGGGACATGCCAGTCTCTGGCAGTGCCACCATtcctggcagggacagctcagctGGTGGCAGTGCCACTGTCAGGGACAGGCCGGTCACTGGCACTGCCACCGTCCCTGTTGAGGACAGGCCGGTCAGTGGTGGTGGCACCATCGGGGACAGGCTGGTCACTCCCAGTGGCACCACTGAGGACAGGCTGGTCACCGACAGTGGCACCGTCCCTGCCAGAGACTGCCcctccagggacagtggcaCTTTTGGGGACAGGCCGGTCACTGGGAGTGCCACTGTCCCCGTCAGGGACAGCCTATCCAGGGGCACTGCCACCATCGTGGACACGTCAGTCACTGGCAGTGCCACCGTCCCCATCAGGGACAGCCCCTTCTGGGGCAGTGGCATCATTGGGGACAGCCTGGttgctggcagtgccaccatCCCCGTCAGGGACTGCCCATCCAGGGGCACTGCCACCATCGTGGACGCGCTGGTCACTCTCAGTGGCACTGTGATGGACAGGCGGATCCTGGGCAGTGTCACCGTTCCGGTCAGGGACAGCCCGTCCCTGAGCACTGCCACCATCGTGGACACGCCCGTCTTTGTCAGTGCCACCGTCCTGGTTGGGGACAGCATCCCCAGGGTCACTGCCACCATCATGGACTCGGCGGTGCCCGGCAGAGCCATCCTCCCCTTCGGGGACATGCTGGCATGTGGCAGTGCCACCATCTCTGACAGGGActggccaggcagggacagtgcCACCGTCCCCATCAGAGTGTGCCCATCCAGGGACAGTGCCACCGTCTCTGACAGGGACTGGCCGGGCAGGGACAGTGCCACCGTCCCCTTCAGGGACTGCCCATCCAGGGGCAGTGCCACCGTCCCTGTTGGGGACAGGTCGGTCGGTGGCAGTCCCACCATCCCTGTCAGGGACTGTCCATCCAGGGGCAGTGCCACCCTTGGGGACAGGATGAGCAGTGGCAGTCCCCCCATCGTGGACACACCTAtcagtggcagtgccaccatCCCTGTCAGGGACTGCCCATCCCGGGCCAGTGCCACCACGGGGGACAggcctggcagtggcagcactggggacaggcctggcagtggcagtgccaccgTGCCCGTCAGGGATAGCCCCTCCAGGCCCATCACGCCCGCCCGCGTCAGCGTCATCAGGGATGGCAGGACGGGCACCACGGTGACACcggaggccctggcacagcggGGCCACAGCAAGGCCGGGTCCCCCCTTGGGGACCCGCAGGGACAGCCCCGCTCCGGACACCGCGAGGGACACACGAGagcggggacagggatggggtcccaTGCGTCGCACCAGTAA